One genomic window of Solanum dulcamara chromosome 10, daSolDulc1.2, whole genome shotgun sequence includes the following:
- the LOC129869885 gene encoding zeatin O-glucosyltransferase-like: protein MVPFSRFTHINQLFLLARIIASHNIPVHLLCLPEFNKDLKPRLKDEYFEVAKNIHFKDILLSQDEYCRTTEDVDDELVLSIMELLEKQSEAIQRTCLELSTNTKKLVIIYDSIMKDYLGDVHSYPNIETCIFHSGSAISKYSLLRQSVDDLEVVDGGGDGDDNDHEKLIKQMHEEFPAMDSCFPPGMDIFEKDLYEWDLNSGEFMISSREIEGKYLDLLAKAKNKKPLWAFGPLHMLLSSSSSSSRNKDPRHECLEFLDNQDLNSVIYVSFGTGTALSKEQVNELAFGLEKSNQRFIWVIGKGDHSNTNDNNNTIELPQGFEERVKGRGMAVRNWVPQLEILGHPSTGGFLSHCGWNSCMESISLGVPIIAWPNEWDQPYNAVLVTKVLKIGISLSNCTRNNELITSKSIEKSVKILLDTAEGEEMRKRAVELSNKIKSSVSPGGVTAKEVESFISYITK from the coding sequence ATGGTGCCATTTTCTAGATttactcatatcaatcaactcttccTCCTTGCTCGTATCATTGCCTCTCATAATATACCGGTACATTTACTTTGCCTTCCTGAATTTAATAAAGATTTAAAGCCACGCCTTAAAGATGAATATTTTGAGGttgcaaaaaatattcattttaaagACATTTTGCTTTCACAAGATGAATATTGTAGAACAACGGAAGATGTTGATGATGAACTTGTGCTTTCGATTATGGAATTGTTGGAAAAACAATCCGAGGCTATTCAGAGAACATGCCTTGAACTCTCCACAAATACAAAGAAATTAGTCATAATTTATGACTCGATAATGAAGGACTATCTAGGGGATGTCCATTCATACCCtaatattgagacttgtatttttcATTCAGGTTCAGCTATAAGCAAATATTCTTTGCTCCGACAGAGTGTCGATGACTTAGAAGTTGTTGATGGTGGTGGTGATGGTGATGATAATGATCATGAAAAGTTGATTAAGCAAATGCATGAAGAGTTCCCAGCTATGGATAGTTGTTTTCCACCGGGTATGGACATATTCGAAAAAGATTTATATGAGTGGGATCTCAACTCAGGAGAATTCATGATTTCCTCTAGAGAAATTGAAGGTAAGTATTTAGATTTACTAGCTAAGGCAAAAAATAAGAAGCCTTTGTGGGCATTTGGTCCACTTCATATGTTgctatcatcatcatcatcatcatctcgCAACAAGGATCCTCGCCATGAATGTCTTGAATTTCTTGACAATCAAGATCTTAATTCAGTAATATACGTTTCGTTTGGAACAGGGACTGCATTATCAAAAGAGCAAGTCAATGAGCTTGCATTTGGTCTAGAAAAGAGCAATCAAAGATTTATTTGGGTAATAGGGAAAGGGGATCATAgtaatactaatgataataataacactATTGAATTACCACAGGGATTTGAAGAAAGGGTGAAAGGAAGAGGAATGGCTGTGCGAAATTGGGTGCCCCAATTGGAAATCTTGGGACATCCATCTACCGGTGGATTTTTAAGTCACTGTGGGTGGAATTCTTGTATGGAAAGCATTAGCCTAGGAGTTCCAATAATAGCTTGGCCAAATGAGTGGGACCAACCTTATAATGCTGTTCTTGTAACTAAAGTGCTAAAAATTGGAATCTCACTCTCTAACTGCACTCGCAACAATGAGttaatcacatcaaaatcaatcgaGAAATCTGTCAAAATTTTGCTGGATACAGCAGAAGGAGAAGAGATGCGGAAGAGGGCGGTGGAGTTGAGCAATAAGATCAAGAGTTCGGTTAGCCCCGGAGGTGTGACAGCCAAGGAAGTTGAATCTTTCATATCCTATATTACCAAATAA